Proteins encoded in a region of the Geoanaerobacter pelophilus genome:
- a CDS encoding zinc ribbon domain-containing protein, whose amino-acid sequence MKKNLETLYELQEIDLKLDGIEGVRNSLLAEIDTLDQKVAEARQELLAREESCASLDAEKEGLEVTLATEAENIARSEARLKEIKTQKEYLAVSKEITAARKMKTELEEQLLQKISLADELKGEIAERKSNLDALEGNIAAQKAEVQVKVDALERDITVDQTSRDEKMKTLPPAVVKRYAQLRKMRRGLAVVEARDGSCLGCNINLPPQLYNTLFRGDELITCPHCQRMVVYRQPQQG is encoded by the coding sequence GTGAAGAAAAATTTGGAGACGCTTTACGAGCTACAAGAGATTGATCTCAAGCTTGATGGGATCGAGGGAGTCAGGAATTCTTTGTTGGCAGAAATTGACACCCTTGATCAGAAGGTGGCCGAGGCTCGCCAGGAATTGCTTGCCAGAGAGGAGAGTTGTGCCTCCTTGGATGCCGAAAAGGAAGGGTTGGAGGTGACATTGGCGACGGAGGCGGAAAATATCGCTCGTTCTGAAGCCCGCCTCAAGGAGATCAAGACCCAAAAAGAGTATCTTGCTGTTTCAAAAGAGATTACTGCCGCTCGCAAGATGAAGACTGAGCTTGAGGAGCAGTTGCTGCAGAAGATCTCTCTGGCAGATGAGCTGAAGGGGGAGATTGCCGAGCGTAAAAGCAATCTTGACGCTCTTGAAGGGAATATCGCGGCACAAAAAGCAGAAGTTCAAGTTAAGGTTGATGCCCTTGAACGCGATATTACCGTAGATCAGACCTCACGAGACGAGAAAATGAAGACTCTGCCTCCGGCAGTAGTTAAGCGCTATGCCCAGCTGCGCAAGATGCGCAGAGGGTTGGCAGTGGTTGAGGCTCGCGACGGCAGTTGTCTGGGGTGTAACATCAACCTTCCGCCTCAACTTTACAATACCCTTTTTCGCGGCGATGAGCTGATTACCTGTCCGCACTGCCAGAGAATGGTGGTATATCGTCAGCCGCAGCAGGGGTAA
- a CDS encoding SIR2 family NAD-dependent protein deacylase, with protein sequence MDEVIRLAAKALQGAQSLVITAGAGMGVDSGLPDFRGDRGFWNAYPMYERLGLSFVDAANPEHFQRDPAFGWGFYGHRTNLYRDTIPHDGFAILQGWIERFAMASFIVTSNVDGQFQKAGFADASILEVHGSIHHLQCLEPCSEAIWDNRESIKVDSATMRALNIPKCLNCQGVARPNILMFGDFSWLSARTRSQERCFDEFVIDHRAAPMVVIELGAGTAIPTIRATSERLGRYCGATVIRINPREAQIEKPHLSIPFGALAALKLIDSAIATS encoded by the coding sequence ATGGACGAGGTGATACGACTTGCTGCAAAAGCGCTGCAGGGTGCGCAGTCTCTGGTAATTACCGCCGGCGCGGGAATGGGCGTTGACTCCGGTCTTCCTGATTTTCGCGGTGATCGCGGTTTCTGGAACGCCTACCCGATGTATGAGCGCTTGGGTCTCAGCTTTGTTGATGCCGCAAATCCGGAACATTTTCAGCGGGACCCTGCCTTTGGCTGGGGGTTTTATGGCCACCGGACCAACCTCTACCGCGATACGATTCCCCATGACGGCTTTGCCATTCTCCAGGGTTGGATTGAGCGGTTTGCCATGGCATCGTTTATCGTTACTTCCAACGTGGATGGTCAGTTTCAAAAAGCAGGGTTTGCTGATGCCTCAATTCTGGAAGTTCATGGCTCAATACATCATCTACAGTGCCTTGAACCTTGTTCTGAGGCTATCTGGGACAACCGGGAGTCGATAAAAGTCGATTCAGCAACCATGCGGGCGCTCAATATTCCGAAATGCCTTAATTGCCAAGGCGTCGCTCGGCCAAATATTCTTATGTTCGGCGATTTTTCCTGGCTTTCTGCGAGAACCAGGAGTCAAGAGCGCTGCTTTGACGAATTTGTCATTGATCATCGTGCGGCACCGATGGTTGTCATTGAACTGGGTGCTGGGACGGCAATCCCGACAATTCGTGCGACAAGTGAACGATTGGGGCGGTACTGCGGAGCAACCGTCATCAGGATCAATCCCCGTGAGGCACAGATTGAGAAACCCCATCTTTCGATTCCGTTCGGGGCGCTTGCCGCCTTGAAATTGATAGACTCCGCCATCGCAACATCTTGA
- the ybaK gene encoding Cys-tRNA(Pro) deacylase — MAKDKSPVTPAVRMLRQAGIQFTDHLYAYEEKGGTAVSARELGVDEHSVIKTLIMEDELKNPLVVLMHGDRQVSTKELARLVGVKMIAPCAPDTANRHSGYMVGGTSPFGTRKQMPVYLEETIMALPRIYLNGGKRGYLVGLDPRDVARLLAPVMVRVAI; from the coding sequence ATGGCAAAAGATAAGTCCCCGGTGACACCGGCAGTGCGCATGCTCAGACAAGCCGGGATTCAGTTCACTGATCACCTCTATGCTTATGAGGAAAAGGGTGGCACTGCTGTCTCGGCCCGCGAACTGGGCGTTGATGAGCATAGTGTCATCAAGACTCTGATCATGGAGGATGAGCTGAAGAACCCTCTTGTGGTCCTGATGCATGGTGATCGCCAAGTTTCCACAAAAGAGTTGGCCCGACTGGTTGGGGTCAAGATGATTGCTCCGTGTGCTCCTGATACGGCAAACCGTCACAGCGGCTACATGGTTGGAGGAACCTCCCCCTTTGGCACCAGAAAACAGATGCCGGTTTACCTGGAGGAGACAATAATGGCCCTGCCGCGCATCTACCTTAACGGGGGGAAGCGCGGCTACCTGGTAGGTCTTGATCCCAGGGATGTGGCGCGCCTGCTTGCCCCGGTTATGGTCAGGGTGGCGATCTGA
- a CDS encoding Nif3-like dinuclear metal center hexameric protein, with protein sequence MNTPRVSDVVGIINKIAPLRFAEGWDNPGLQVGNNAAPVERIMIALDASEGSVEAAIAHNCTLLLTHHPLLFKPLKRVSREDADGAIVFRAIEGGLAIVALHTNYDIATGGVNDLLAERLGLEQTVPLQVTARDELVKLGVFVPVGHEDRVLQVLSPFSEQLGNYSDCTFRIAGTGTFRPLAGARPFLGKEGELASVEESRIELMLRSDQVNAAVSALKRVHPYEEPAFDLFKLSNCGKSFGLGRIGELPEQVALYDFAQQVKERLETPALRFVGDGKRKIKRVAICGGSGVSLLNAARFKGADVLVTGDVKYHEARDAEAHGIALVDAGHFATERIMVSGLAERLGQELSILGFKAELVTYNGEKEPFSYV encoded by the coding sequence ATGAATACGCCGCGCGTCTCTGATGTTGTTGGAATTATTAATAAAATAGCGCCGTTGCGTTTTGCGGAAGGGTGGGACAACCCTGGTCTGCAGGTCGGCAACAATGCTGCGCCAGTAGAGCGCATCATGATCGCTCTCGATGCCAGCGAGGGCTCTGTGGAAGCGGCAATTGCCCATAACTGCACGTTGCTGCTCACGCACCACCCGCTACTGTTTAAACCGCTGAAGCGGGTAAGCCGTGAGGATGCCGATGGCGCTATCGTCTTCCGGGCAATTGAGGGCGGGCTCGCGATCGTCGCCTTACACACCAATTATGATATTGCCACGGGAGGGGTTAATGACCTTCTGGCAGAGCGGCTCGGGCTTGAACAAACCGTTCCGCTCCAGGTAACCGCCAGGGATGAGCTTGTCAAGTTAGGGGTTTTTGTGCCAGTGGGGCATGAAGATCGTGTTCTGCAGGTTCTTTCCCCTTTCAGTGAACAGCTTGGCAACTATTCGGATTGCACTTTTCGCATCGCGGGAACCGGTACCTTCAGGCCTCTTGCCGGGGCCAGACCGTTCCTTGGCAAAGAGGGTGAGCTTGCTTCGGTTGAGGAGTCGCGGATTGAACTGATGCTCCGGAGCGATCAGGTTAATGCCGCAGTAAGCGCCTTGAAGCGGGTTCATCCCTACGAGGAGCCAGCTTTTGATCTTTTTAAACTGAGTAATTGCGGTAAAAGCTTCGGGCTGGGGCGTATCGGTGAATTGCCGGAGCAGGTAGCCCTTTATGACTTCGCCCAGCAGGTAAAAGAGCGCCTGGAGACCCCTGCGCTGCGTTTTGTCGGTGATGGAAAACGAAAAATCAAGCGAGTGGCAATTTGCGGGGGGAGCGGGGTGTCCCTGCTGAATGCTGCCCGGTTTAAGGGCGCAGATGTCCTTGTCACCGGTGATGTGAAATATCATGAGGCCCGTGATGCTGAGGCGCATGGTATCGCCCTTGTCGATGCCGGTCATTTTGCCACTGAGCGGATAATGGTATCAGGTCTGGCAGAGCGTTTGGGGCAGGAACTCTCTATTCTCGGTTTTAAGGCTGAACTTGTAACATATAATGGTGAAAAAGAGCCGTTTTCGTACGTTTAA